Genomic window (Haloferax sp. Atlit-12N):
CGGCCGACGAGCGGCCGCTGAAACTCACCGCGGTCACGTACGCGGCGAACTACGCCATCGGCCTGACCTGCTACGTCCTGTTTATCTCCTACGGTCCCCGTAACCTCCTGCCGGGACAGGTCGAGTCGCTTCTGTACAGCACCTACCCGCAGACGCAGATACTCACCGGCGAGGTGAACGTGAACACGAACGTGTTCCCGTCGCTCCACACGTCGCTTTCTGTCTCGGCGGCGGCGATTGCGATTCGGACGCGGGAGACGTACCCCGCGTGGGCCGTCGTCGCGTCGGTGCTCGCCGCCGCGGTCGCGTTTTCGACGATGTATCTCGGGATTCACTGGGGGACCGACGTAGTCGCCGGCGTCGTCCTCGGGGTCGGCAGCGTCGCGTTCGGAGATTGGCTCGTCGACCGCCGGTCCGCGGACACGTAACCCTTACCGCCCGGATAATAAGGTCCGACCGATTCCTGTGGTCGGTCGTGAGCGCCATCATTACACTTCGAATCCCGGCGTCCGCGTTCGTTCTCGATGATGTCCTCTCACGCAGTTCCATCACCGAGGCGCGTCTGGTTCGCTCCGTGCAACTCGATGGGCCCACGCTCTCGCCGCTGCTGTGGGTCCGGAGTGACGACCCAGCGCAGATTGCGTCGTCGCTTCGAGACGACCCGAGCGTCGGGTCGGTCGCACCGTTCGCCCCGTCGTCCCACGGCGGCGTCTACCGTCTGAGCCTCAGACCGCTCGCAGACGAGTTCATGCAACTGTTCGTCGACGGCGGCCTCAGCGTTCTCGACGCCCACGGCCGAGACGGTGAGTGGGTGGTCCGCGTCTTCGCCCACGACCGCGATTCGATCGGGTCGCTTGGCGACGGATGGCGACGCACCGGAACGGAGTTCGACGTCGAACGAGTTCGGTCGCCCGAGAACCTCGGGGACCCGACGCGGTTCGGGCTGACCGACCGCCAGTACCACACCCTCGTCACCGCGTTCCGACAGGGGTACTACAGTGTCCCCCGCGATTCGGATATAAGGGAGCTCTCGAACACGTTCGGTGTCACCCATCAGGCGACCTCGCAGCGGCTCCGACGCGGTCACGAACGGCTGATTCGGCGGGCACTCGTCGAGCGGCCGTCACCGAGTCTCCCTTATTAGGCGCTTGCACTTGCAACCGATAAGACGAGAGGTCTAGTCGATATACCAACTGTTGGAATGAGTACTCGGTGCGAACGACAGAGCCGTACGCTGTGACCCCTCACTGAGCAGTCGGTCCCTCGACCGACTGCGCGCTCTGTTCTGTCGGTTCCGGGGCCCTACGCGTCCCATCGGTCGCGTACCCTGCCCCGACGGTTCTACCGTCGTCGAACGCTCGGCTCGGCGGGTACTCGTTCCCGCCCCGATACCGAATTGACGAGCCGTCGGCTATCCAGCGACCGAACAGCCGAGTACCGTTACCGAAATCTATGACACAGAACGCATCCCTAACCACGTTGGTAACACGTACAAAAAGATGAGGAACAGATAGTGAGCTATGGCGGACCGAAGTAACGACGACACCCACTTGGCCGGGACCGCGGCAGGCACCGCCGGAGCCGTGGGTAGTGCGCTCGGGTATCGACGAGCCATTGCCTCGCGTTTCGCGGCCTGCTGGCACGCGTTCGTCCGTCTCGTTGCGTCCCTCTCGAACCGGTCCGGCCGCAGAGACGGTGGGCCACCGACCACCGATTCGGCGGGCACGTCCACGTGTTCCGAGGGACACGTATCGTCCGACCCCGACGCGAACCGCGGGCTTCTCGGCATCGACCCCGAACTGCTCAACTCCGAGCGCCGAATCCTTCAACTGCTCATCGTCGAGGGCGGGCGACTGCCGCAGTCGCAGCTGGTCGAGCGGACGCGGTGGTCCGATTCGACTATCAGTCGAACGCTGTGTCGGATGGAGACGCAGGGGCGAATCGAGCGCTTCCAACTCGGGTCGGGGAAGTGCGTCGTTCTCCCCCAGGACGAGGAGTAGTCGACTCGACCGCTCGGTCGCCTCACCGTGACTCCACTTTCACAGCGCGAGCGTGACCGTCCCGAACAGCATGAACAGGAACACGAGCTGGCGCGCTCGGACGTACGACGGTCCGACGCGGTTCACGTGCCCCAGCCCTGACGTGACGACCGCGAGGCCGACGAACAGTGCGCTCACCACGGCGAATTGTCCCGTGAGCATCGGCTACTGGACCTCCGCAGGGGCAGCGATTGGTGTCTCCGTTCCGCTTGTTACGTGTCCACGAGGCATGGTCGTGAGTTGTGGGCATCGGCATATCTTTATTCAGGGTGTAACTGAAACGGAAAAGACGGCGCATTCATAATATTTTGTTGTCATTTCTTTGGCTTTTCTGCGGTCGACTCGGCGTCGGCCGGCGTTACACCCCCGGTAAATCGAGCGAAATAGTGCTACGAGACCAACTGTTCGACTCCTCAAGGGTTCGTTGGCGTCACTCCTCGGTGAGAGAGCGGTAGCCGAAAAAGAGGACGACGAGCGCGGCGGGGACGAGGGCGAAAGACGTGTCTAGTGGACTCACGCTCGATGCGGTGACGGCGACGCCGGCGACGCCGACCAAGATGACGGCGAAGTTCACTAATCGCTTTCGCGAGACCGTCACTCGGTCGCCGGTCGACTCGGTCGCGACCGAGTCTTGGTCCGTGCCTCCCGCGTTATCGACGGTCGAACCCGGGTCTATCCCGGTCGACGTGCGAGTCGCGTGGGCCCCCTCGTGGGTCGGCGAAAAGACGCGCCCGGTCTCGCGGTGGAAGACGAGACGACCGTCGTCGTCGAGTCGCGGCAGGTCGAAGTCAAAGAGTACGCTGTGTATCTCCTCGTCCGTCGGGACCATCCCGTCAGTCTCGTCTTGGAACCACTCCGAGAGCGCGACGGTCAGTTCGCCGACGGTGTACGGCGTCTCGGGACGCTCGTTCACGAGCGAAACGACGGTGTCCCGTCGGCGAGCTTCGGTGACACCGCCGAGCCCGGGCCTGTCGTCGAGTGTGGGTCCAGATTCCTCTCCAGGGTCGTCGGGGCCGCTCGGTGCCCACGATGGTGCCATTGACATGTTCGACTATGTAATCTATAAAAATAAAACCACGGTGTTCCGTCCCGCTGAATCGGTGGAATCGACGCTTCAGTGGCGCTGTGTGCTTATCTAAACCATAATAATGGGTTCCTGGTGTCTGGCACTCGACAGCGGTCGCAGGACCGCAGGACATGCTATGACACGCACACACCCAAGCGACTATCGACGCGACTGTTCGGCGCTTCACGGCGCGGTGGCTCCGACGCACGGAGGACGACGCCGATGACTGGAGACATCAGTATCGCCTCCCCGGTTCTCGGAGACGAAGAACTCGACCGCATCGAGTCCGTCGTCGAGTCGGGGATGATCGCGGACGGCCCCGAGGTACGAACGTTCGAGTCCGAGTTCGCGGACTACTGCGACGCCGA
Coding sequences:
- a CDS encoding phosphatase PAP2 family protein; translated protein: MIPAQSSIGFSPLVAVLARVLGGAAVALALATLTIVGPSRLAAAYGSGSDRLREAAPYLGLLAVVLLVNKVARGVGPEVSWALGWNATGAIYAIEGNFVQHVQSLATPMLTAVLSRVYLSGYVFLLTFPFVAYFAAADERPLKLTAVTYAANYAIGLTCYVLFISYGPRNLLPGQVESLLYSTYPQTQILTGEVNVNTNVFPSLHTSLSVSAAAIAIRTRETYPAWAVVASVLAAAVAFSTMYLGIHWGTDVVAGVVLGVGSVAFGDWLVDRRSADT
- a CDS encoding helix-turn-helix domain-containing protein — translated: MSAIITLRIPASAFVLDDVLSRSSITEARLVRSVQLDGPTLSPLLWVRSDDPAQIASSLRDDPSVGSVAPFAPSSHGGVYRLSLRPLADEFMQLFVDGGLSVLDAHGRDGEWVVRVFAHDRDSIGSLGDGWRRTGTEFDVERVRSPENLGDPTRFGLTDRQYHTLVTAFRQGYYSVPRDSDIRELSNTFGVTHQATSQRLRRGHERLIRRALVERPSPSLPY